One region of Esox lucius isolate fEsoLuc1 chromosome 17, fEsoLuc1.pri, whole genome shotgun sequence genomic DNA includes:
- the nr1d4b gene encoding nuclear receptor subfamily 1, group D, member 4b yields the protein MDNSPGGVILYAGSSGSASPSPGSPSSGYQTQSPRSSHSQPSSPEPVSFAEISPLKRGREENRGGPSPKLVFQYHEANATTTTMSSGNTYAHPMVAKRPCGFTGTFTKTGGMVLLCKVCGDIASGFHYGVHACEGCKGFFRRSIQQNIHYKMCVKNESCMIMRMNRNRCQHCRFKKCLSVGMSRDAVRFGRIPKREKQRLLDEMQSYMNSLNESASMEIDSSPSSSDAPASPESGESISSGYNSIFAQEDVKPVIRMANNKNNIRNNQSHESGYSHAAPPTHFRSNSSQGYQSHPTQSYQTPSRCPRNNHVDNAQYNFKPTSNQSPCPMSSESQSTQTFLANRNSFPADESQNVTACPWKLSGGAKVLACPLNACPMAPRDHSSQQIWEAFSQCFTPAVKEVVEFAKSIPGFQNLSQHDQVLLLKAGTFQVLMVRFCSLFDPKEKTVTFLNGQTYPLPSLRALGMGSLLDAMFEFSEKLGALGLEADEMALFMAVVLVSADRSGMADVFALEQLQESLIKALRSLITRRRPDDSSLFPKLLLRLPDLRTLNNLHSDKLLAFSIDP from the exons ATGGACAACAGCCCTG GTGGTGTGATACTGTATGCTGGCTCATCCGGGAGCGCCAGCCCCAGCCCTGGCAGCCCCTCAAGCGGGTACCAGACACAATCCCCCCGTTCCTCCCACTCCCAACCCTCCTCTCCGGAACCGGTCTCGTTTGCCGAGATCAGCCCcctgaagagagggagagaagaaaacCGGGGTGGACCCTCGCCCAAACTGGTCTTCCAGTACCATGAAGCCAATGCCACTACAACCACTATGTCCTCAGGCAATACCTACGCCCATCCCATGGTTGCCAAGAGACCCTGTGGCTTCACCGGTACCTTCACCA AGACAGGAGGCATGGTTCTCCTGTGTAAGGTGTGTGGGGACATCGCGTCTGGCTTCCATTACGGCGTGCACGCCTGTGAAGGGTGCAAGGGATTCTTCCGCCGCAGCATTCAGCAGAACATACACTACAAGATGTGTGTGAAGAACGAGAGCTGCATGATAATGCGCATGAACCGCAACCGTTGCCAGCACTGCCGCTTCAAGAAGTGTCTCTCGGTGGGCATGTCCAGAGATG CTGTTCGTTTTGGGCGTATCCCCAAGCGTGAGAAGCAGAGGCTATTAGATGAGATGCAGAGCTACATGAACAGCCTAAATGAATCCGCTTCCATGGAGATTGACTCTTCCCCTTCTTCCTCGGATGCCCCAGCTAGCCCGGAATCTGGGGAGTCCATTTCTTCTGGCTACAACAGCATCTTCGCCCAAGAGGATGTGAAGCCAGTAATCAGAATGgccaacaacaaaaacaacatccgCAACAATCAATCACACGAGTCTGGCTACTCTCACGCCGCACCTCCGACCCACTTCCGCTCCAACTCCTCCCAAGGGTACCAGTCACACCCAACACAAAGCTACCAGACCCCCTCACGCTGCCCACGCAACAACCACGTGGACAACGCCCAGTATAACTTCAAACCCACATCCAATCAGAGTCCGTGTCCTATGTCAAGTGAAAGCCAGTCGACTCAGACGTTTCTTGCCAATCGCAACAGCTTCCCCGCCGACGAGTCTCAGAACGTGACCGCCTGCCCCTGGAAGTTGAGTGGTGGCGCCAAAGTTCTG gCATGTCCCTTGAATGCATGTCCCATGGCCCCCCGTGACCACTCCAGCCAGCAGATCTGGGAGGCCTTCTCCCAGTGCTTCACCCCGGCTGTTAAGGAGGTGGTGGAGTTTGCCAAGAGCATCCCTGGGTTCCAGAATCTAAGCCAGCATGACCAGGTCTTGCTGCTTAAAGCCGGCACCTTCCAAGTGCTGATGGTCAGGTTCTGCTCACTTTTCGACCCCAAGGAGAAGACTGTGACCTTCCTGAACGGTCAGACGTACCCCCTGCCGTCCCTCCGGGCGCTGGGCATGGGTTCTCTGCTGGATGCCATGTTTGAGTTCAGTGAAAAGCTGGGAGCTCTGGGCTTGGAGGCTGATGAGATGGCCCTCTTCATGGCTGTGGTGCTGGTGTCTGCTG ACCGTTCAGGTATGGCTGACGTTTTTGCATTGGAGCAGCTTCAGGAAAGTCTGATCAAAGCCCTGCGCTCACTTATCACCCGCCGTCGCCCTGACGACAGCTCCCTTTTCCCCAAACTATTACTGCGCCTGCCGGACCTGCGTACACTCAACAACCTGCACTCCGACAAGCTGCTGGCCTTCAGCATCGACCCCTAA